Genomic DNA from Catellatospora sp. TT07R-123:
GGGCGCCGAGCACGTCCAGCGGGAACGGCTCGGCCCCGGCGTAGGCGGCGCCCTGTAACGCCAGCAGCCCCACCTGCGGGCCGTTGCCGTGGGTGAGCACGAGCTGGTGCGCACCGGCGAGCGCGGCCAGCATCGGCGCGGCGGCGCGCACGTTGGCGCGCTGCGCGTCGGCGGTCATCGGCTCGCCGCGCCGCAGCAGCGCGTTGCCGCCCAGGGCCACCACGATGCGCACGGTCAGTCGCCCAGCGTGGCGACGAGGACGGCCTTGATGGTGTGCAGGCGGTTCTCGGCCTGGTCGAAGACGATCGAGTGCCGGGACTCGAACACCTCGTCGGTGACCTCCAGGGCGTCGAGGCCGAACTGCTGGTAGATCTGCTCGCCGACCTTGGTGTCCCGGTTGTGGAACGCGGGCAGGCAGTGCATGAACCGCACCTTCGGGTTGCCGGTGCGGCCGATCACGTCCATGTTGACCTGGTACGGCTTGAGCAGCTCGATCCGCTCGCCCCAGACGCCCTGGTCCTCGCCCATCGACACCCACACGTCGGTGTAGAGGTAGTCGACGCCGCGGACGCCCTCGCCGACGTCGGCGGTGAGGGTGAGCCGGGCGCCGGTCTCGGCGGCGATCTCGTGACAGGTCTTGACCAGGTCCTCGCGCGGCCACAGGTGCTCGGGCGCGCACAGGCGCACGTCCATGCCGAACTTGCAGCCGCCGACCATCAGCGAGTTGCCCATGTTGTTGCGGGCGTCGCCGAGGTAGCAGAACGCGACGTCGTGCAGCGGCTTGTCGCTGTGCTCCTGCATGGTCAGCATGTCGGCCAGGATCTGGGTCGGGTGGAACTCGTCGGTGAGCCCGTTGTAGACCGGCACCCCGGCGAAGGCGGCCAGGGTCTCCACGTGCTCCTGGGCCGAGCCGCGGTATTCGATGCCGTCGAAGGTGCGCCCGAGCACCCGGGCGGTGTCCTTCATCGACTCCTTGTGGCCGATCTGCGAGCCGGTCGGCTCCAGGTAGGTGACCTGGGCGCCCTGGTCGTGGGCGGCGGTCTCGAACGCGGTCCGGGTACGGGTCGAGGTCTTCTCGAAGATGAGCGCGATCTCGCGGCCGCGCAGCCGGGGCTGCTCGTAGCCGCCGCGCTTGGCCGCTTTCAGCTCGGCCGACAGCTGGAGCAGGTAGTGCAGCTCCTCGGGCGTGAAGTCGAGCTCCTTGAGGAAGCTGCGGTTGCGAAGGTTGAACGCCATGGCGGGTGCCTCCTCGGGCGGGTCAGGCCGGGACCGGTGCGGGTGCCGGTTCGACCAGGACCGGCAGGGTCTGGTGGGCGCGCCGCCGCAGCACCAGCTTGATCAGCTCCTCGACGACGAGCAGGGTCAGCGCGATCCCGATGCAGATCAGCCACTGGTTGAGGTTCAGCCAGGCGGTGCCGAAGATCCGGCGCAGCGGCTCCAGTGCCGTGACGGCGATGATGGCGAGCAGCGCGAAGCCGTAGCGGCGCAGCTGGGCGATGCCCGGGATCGCCGCGCGGCTGAAGATCGTGTTGAGCTGGTCGCGGGAGAGCAGGCCGCCGACCAGGTGGAACAGCGACAGCGTGGTCAGCAGCATGGTCGCGCCGATGACCGGTCCGCCCTGGCCGTGCCCGATCTGGTATGCCGCGAGCGACCCGATCGTCATCACCGCGCCCTGGATGCACAGCCGCACCCAGTTCGCCGCCGACAGCACCGGGGCGCGGACCGGGCGCGGCGGCCGGTCCATCAGCCCGGCGGTCGGCTGGTCGAAGCCGAGCGCGATCGCGATCGGGATGTCGATGACCATGTTCAGCCACAGGATCTGCAGCGGGTTCAGCGGCGCCCCGGCGGCGATGTTCAGGATGCCCGCCCCCAGGAAGATCGCGATGTAGGCGACCAGGGTCGACATCTGGAACCGCAGGTACTTGAGCAGGTTGTCGTAGAGGGAGCGGCCGTACTCGACGGCGCCGACGATGGTGGCGAAGTTGTCGTCGGTGAGGATCATGACGGCGGCCTCCTTGGAGACCTCCGTGCCGGTGATGCCCATCGCGACGCCCATGTCGGCGGCCTTGAGCGCCGGGGCGTCGTTGACGCCGTCTCCGGTCATCGCGACCACGTTGTCGCTGGCCTTGAGCAGCCGGACCAGGCGGAGCTTGTCCTCGGGCGCGACGCGGGCGATCACGCCGATCTGCGGCAGCTGGGCCAGCAGTTCCTCGTCGCTCATCGCCGCGAACTGGGTGCCGGTCACCGCCCGGCCCTCGATGCCCAGCTCCTTGGCGATGGCGGCGGCGGTGGCGGCATGGTCGCCGGTGATCATCCGGACCCTGATGCCCGCCTTGCGGCACTCCGCGATCGCGGCCCTGGCCTCCGGGCGCGGCGGGTCGACGATGCCGACCATGGCCAGCAGGGTCAGGTCGCGGACCTGCTCGATCAGGTTCGCGGCCGGATCGAACGCGGCCGGATCGAAGTCGCGCTGGGCCACCACCATGACCCGCTCGCCCGCGGCGGCGATGCGGTCGTTGGCGTCCAGGGCCAGGTGCCGGTTCTCGTCGGTGACCGGCAGGACCGTGCCGTCGGGTTCGCGGTAGGAGGTGCTGCGCGAGATCAGCACGTCCGGGGCGCCCTTGACGTAGCAGCGGACCACCGGCCGGCCGCCGTCGCCCGTCATGTTGTGGAAGGTGGCCATGAACTTGTAGTCGGAGTCGAACGGCACCTCGGCGATGCGCGGATACGCCGCCCGGGTGTCCTCGACGTCCAGCCCGCCCTTGGCCCCGAGCACGATCAGCGCGCCTTCGGTCGGGTCGCCGATCAGGTTGTCGCCGTCGAGCACCGCGTCGGCGCACAGCACCATCGGCAGCAGGTACGGGTCGAGGTCGATGCGCAGGCCGCCGACGTGCTTGATCTCGCCGTCGGTGCGGTAGCCCTCGCCGGTGACGGTGAACCGGTGCTTTCCCGGGATCACCAGCTCGCGGGCGGTCATCTTGTTCAGGGTGAGCGTGCCGGTCTTGTCCGAGCAGATCACCGAGGTCGAGCCGAGGGTCTCCACGGCGGGCAGCCGCTTGACGATGGCGTTGCGGCGGGCGATCTCGCGGGTGCCGATCGACAGCAGCGCGGTGACCACGGCGGGAAGGCCGGTCGGGATCGCCGCGACGGCCAGCGCGACACCGGTGATGAACAGGGTGTTGAACGACTCGCCCCGGGCCAGGCCGAGCAGGATGACCAGCACCAGCGCGATGCCCGCGATCGTCGCGATGATCTTCGAGAGGCTGTCGAGCTGCTTCTGCAGCGGCGTCTTGTCGGCCTCGGTCGCGGCGAGCAGGTGCGCGATGTGGCCGATCTCGGTGCCCATCCCGGTCGCGGTCACGACCATCTCGCCGCGTCCCCGGGTCACCGACGTGTTCATGTACGCCACGCAGGTCCGGTCGCCCAGCGGCACGTCGGTGCCGGGAACGGGCTCGGCGCTCTTGGCGACCGGCAGGCTCTCGCCGGTCAGGGCCGCCTCCTCGATCTCCAGCGTGGCCGCGACGGTGACGCGCCCGTCGGCGGGGACCCGGTTGCCGGCCTCCATGAGCACGACGTCGCCGGGGACCAGCTGCTCGGCGTCGACCTCGACCGCCTGGCCGTCGCGGCGTACCCGGGCGATGGTCTTGAGCATCTGGGCCAGGGCGCGCACGCTCTCCTCGGCCTTGGCCTCCTGGCGCAGGCCGACCACGGCGTTGAACACGGTCAG
This window encodes:
- the argF gene encoding ornithine carbamoyltransferase; amino-acid sequence: MAFNLRNRSFLKELDFTPEELHYLLQLSAELKAAKRGGYEQPRLRGREIALIFEKTSTRTRTAFETAAHDQGAQVTYLEPTGSQIGHKESMKDTARVLGRTFDGIEYRGSAQEHVETLAAFAGVPVYNGLTDEFHPTQILADMLTMQEHSDKPLHDVAFCYLGDARNNMGNSLMVGGCKFGMDVRLCAPEHLWPREDLVKTCHEIAAETGARLTLTADVGEGVRGVDYLYTDVWVSMGEDQGVWGERIELLKPYQVNMDVIGRTGNPKVRFMHCLPAFHNRDTKVGEQIYQQFGLDALEVTDEVFESRHSIVFDQAENRLHTIKAVLVATLGD
- a CDS encoding cation-transporting P-type ATPase translates to MDVDQEADKGNPTPWYSRSAADVAQSFDVRPERGLTAAQAADRLAEHGPNRLAGGRKESAFAAFLRQYHDFMQIVLLAAAVVNQLVTREWGTTLVLVGLTVFNAVVGLRQEAKAEESVRALAQMLKTIARVRRDGQAVEVDAEQLVPGDVVLMEAGNRVPADGRVTVAATLEIEEAALTGESLPVAKSAEPVPGTDVPLGDRTCVAYMNTSVTRGRGEMVVTATGMGTEIGHIAHLLAATEADKTPLQKQLDSLSKIIATIAGIALVLVILLGLARGESFNTLFITGVALAVAAIPTGLPAVVTALLSIGTREIARRNAIVKRLPAVETLGSTSVICSDKTGTLTLNKMTARELVIPGKHRFTVTGEGYRTDGEIKHVGGLRIDLDPYLLPMVLCADAVLDGDNLIGDPTEGALIVLGAKGGLDVEDTRAAYPRIAEVPFDSDYKFMATFHNMTGDGGRPVVRCYVKGAPDVLISRSTSYREPDGTVLPVTDENRHLALDANDRIAAAGERVMVVAQRDFDPAAFDPAANLIEQVRDLTLLAMVGIVDPPRPEARAAIAECRKAGIRVRMITGDHAATAAAIAKELGIEGRAVTGTQFAAMSDEELLAQLPQIGVIARVAPEDKLRLVRLLKASDNVVAMTGDGVNDAPALKAADMGVAMGITGTEVSKEAAVMILTDDNFATIVGAVEYGRSLYDNLLKYLRFQMSTLVAYIAIFLGAGILNIAAGAPLNPLQILWLNMVIDIPIAIALGFDQPTAGLMDRPPRPVRAPVLSAANWVRLCIQGAVMTIGSLAAYQIGHGQGGPVIGATMLLTTLSLFHLVGGLLSRDQLNTIFSRAAIPGIAQLRRYGFALLAIIAVTALEPLRRIFGTAWLNLNQWLICIGIALTLLVVEELIKLVLRRRAHQTLPVLVEPAPAPVPA